From the genome of Faecalibacterium prausnitzii:
TCTTGACGCCCGCCATGGGCTGGACTTCATACCGCGTGACCGACGGGCCGCGGGAGATGTCCAGCACACGGGTGCGGACGCCGAAACTTTCCAGCGTGTCCACGAGCTTCTGCGCGTTGGCCTTCAGCTCGTCCTGTGCGTTGGGGTCGCTCTCCTCCGGGGCCTTTTCGAACAGGTCGATGCCGGGGTACTGGTACTGATAGCTCTCCTCAGGCTCCGGCTCCTCGGCCGGGGCGGTGGCTGCCTGCTGCTCGCCGACGGCGGGCTTTTCCATGGCAGCGGCTACCAGCGTGTTGATGTCTTTTTCCTCCACCGGCTCGCTGGTGATGCTGATCCAGCCGTCCTCGTCCGGGGCAGAGCGCATGGCCATCACGTTGTCGGCCATGACCCGCACCGGCACAGAGGGCTCGTCGGTGGTGGGCAGGGTCGGTGTCTGGAAAGCTCCGCTGCCGTCGAACGCAGGAGCTTCGGCGGGGCCTTCGTCCACCGGCTGGGCCGGGATGCCGGGCGTTACCACCGGGGCCGGTGCTTCGGGGGCCGCTGGGGCTTCCGGTTTTGCAAAGAAGTCCTCAGCCGCCGTCTCAATGGCATCGGGCACCACCGGCTTCACGATGGGCCGGGGCGCAGGCTTGTGGAGCGGGTCCTGCCCGAAGGTGCCGCCGGGCCCGACGATGAAGGGCTCGATGGGCTCACTGCCGCCCTCGACCACGGGGGTGCTGTCCGGCCCAAGGTCGATGTCAAACGAGGCGCGGGGATGGGGCGTGCCCACCTGCACCGGCGTAAAGGCCGGGGCCTCCTGCGGCTCTGCCGGGGCAGGCGCGGGGGAGGGGGCAGGTGCTTCGTAGCCGAGGGAGTCGTCCACCGGTTCGGGCACGGCTTCGCCCTCCAGCTCTTTGGTCACCTTGTGGCCCCAGCTGAAAATACCGGACAGCCAGCCCGGAGCCGCAAAGCCGTCTTCCTCGTCCTCTTCGCCGCAAAGGTCCGGCTCGTCTCCGTCTTCCAGCGCGGCCGCTTCCTCCTCGGCCTGGCGGGCGGCCTGCCGCTCGGCGCGGCGGGCTGCATTCTGCTCGTAGACGGCCACGCCCTTTTCGTGGGCGCTGCCGCCCAGTTCACATATCCACTGCCACAGTTCGGCAGGGGTGATATCAAAAATGTACAGGCTGGCACAGAGCGCCAGCACCACCATCACGAGATTTGCCGCCGGACGCCCGCAGAGCAGCAGCAGATTGCCGCCCAGCAGGGCACCGATGGCACCGCCGCCCAGCCAGGCATGGACGCCGTTCTGATAGCACTCCGCTACCATGCGGGCCGCCGGGATGTCGGCGGGGATCTCGGAAAAGACGATGACGGTGCCGCTGGCAAACACCAGCCCCAACATCAGCTTGAACATCTGGCCGATGAGGTCTTCGCCCCGTGTGTAGAGGATGGCCAGATAGCAGATCGCTGCGCCCAGCACGAAGCTGCCGCAGCCGAACAGGCCGAACAATACCTCGTGCAGGGCCTTCCAGACCGAGCTGCCTTCCACAAAGGCCAGCACGATGAGCAGCAGGCCCGCAAACAGGGTGCCCAGCCCTGCGGGCATCCGCTCCTGTGCCCGGCTCTTTCTCCGCGCAGGTGCGCGTCTTGCGGTCGTTTTTCGTTTTTTCTTTGCCATCTTTCGTTGCAACCCTGTCTCTTTCTCCCATAGTATTCGATTCTTTCATTTTATCACGACCTATGGAAAATAGCAACGAAAACCCGCTCAGCGTTCGATCTCCCGATACAGCCACGCCAGCGCATCCGAGATGCCGCCCAGCTCGTCGATGAGCTTTTCGCGCACGGCCCGGCGGCCGTCCAGCATGGTGCCCACATCCATGACCAGCTCGCCGGTGCGGAGCATCAGCTCGGTGTAGCGCTTTTCCGAGATGCCGCTGTGCGCCGCCACGAAGCCGGTGATCCGCTCCTGCATCTGTTCGAACCACCGCATCGTCTGCGGCACACCCAGGATCATCCCGGAGTGCCGCACCGGGTGGACGGTCATGGTGGCTGTGGGCACGATGAAGCTCCGCCGGGCGCTGACGGCCAGCGGGATGCCGATGGAGTGTCCGCCGCCCAGCACCACGGCGGCGCTGGGCTTGGAGATGCTGGCGATCAGCTCCGCCAGCGCCAGCCCGGCCTCTACATCGCCGCCCACGGTGTTCAGGATGACCAGCAGGCCCTCCACCGCCGGGTCCTCCTGCACGGCCACCAGCTGCGGGATGACATGCTCATATTTGGTGGTCTTCTGCCCCTGAGGCGCTTCCACATGGCCCTCGATCTGCCCCACCACGGTCAGGCAGTGGATGGCGTGGGGGCCTTTGGTGCGGTAGACGCTGCCCAGATCCTCGATCTGCTCTTTTTCCAGCCGCTGCTCTTCCACCGGGGTGTTTTTTTCGTTCTGCTCTGCCATAAGCCCCTCCTGCTCTGTTTTTTTTCAGGGTTCCCGGCGGGTCAAATGATTATGCGGCGGTTAAGATTTCTTAACTTTTGAAAAAATTGCTCCATTTTATTTGACATTCTCCACATCCGCTGTATACTTTAGATAATGAATAAGATTGACAAAGATGTATCATTATTGTGCAAAACTCTTTGAATCTGCCGGAGCGCCACGGTAGGCGCAGAGGACCGGCATCGAATGGATGAAAGGAGAACCACCTATGAACACCCCTGGTAAAGCATCTCTGCCGGTGATCAAACGCCTGCCCAAGTACTACCGCTTTCTGCGGACCTTGAAGAACGACGGCATCACCAGCATCTCTTCCCGCGAACTGGCCGCCCAGATGGGCACCACGGCCTCTCAGGTCCGGCAGGACTTCAACTGCATCGGCGATGTGAACGGCCGTCAGGGCATCGGCTACTCGGTCGAAAACCTGCTCTCTATTCTGGAGAATCTGTTGTTCGGCAACGGCGACCGCCTGTCCACCATCCTCATCGGCTGCGGCCGTCTGGGCAAGGCCGTCAGCCGGTTCATCACCACCGATACCAACGGCTACAAGCTCATTGCCGCCTTCGACAACTCGTCGGACGAAGTGGGCAGGGAGATCAACGGCATCCAGATCCTCCACATCGACCAGCTGGAGAGCTTCTGCGCCGAGCACAAGCCCGAAGTGGCGGTTCTCTGTGTGCCCCGCAGCGGTGCCGAAGAGCTGAGCGGCCGTCTGGTCAGCCTGGGCATCAAAGGCTTCTGGAACTTCTCCCACTACGACCTGTCCGTCCCGTATCCGGAAGTCGTGGTCGAGAACGTCCACCTGGGCGACAGCCTGATGAGCCTGGGCTACCGCCTGCGCAATCAGGACTGAGGTTCCGGTTTCGTCGTTGTTACTATATAGTATAATATGATAAAGCAACCTTCCCATCACAGCGAAGCCCGCTCGCTTCCCATCGTTTGGGCTTTGCTCATTCCGTAGAAAGCTGACCGGCTTGCCAATGGCTCTCCCTTTGGGAGAGCTGGCATCGCGCAGCGATGGCTGAGAGGGTTGCTTTTTATGAGGAGACCTTCATGGCAAAGCTATATTTCCGTTACGGCGCAATGAACAGCGGCAAGAGCACGGCCCTGATGCAGGTGGCGCACAACTACGAGGAGCAGGGGATGCAGGTGCTCATCCTGAAGCCGCAGGTGGACACCAAGGGCGGCGGTGAACTGGTCAGCCGCCTGGGGGTGCGGCGCAAAGCCGACCTGCTCATCCCGCCGGAGGCGGATATCTTCGAGGCCGTCCGCGCCGCCAGCCAGACCCAGAAGCTGGCCTGCGTCCTCTGCGACGAGAGCCAGTTCTTTACCCCGGCACAGGCTGAGCAGCTGTTCATGGTCACGGTAGACCTGAATATCCCGGTCATCTGCTACGGTCTGCGGTCGGACTTCTCGCTCAAGGGGTTCCCCGGCTCCACCCGCCTGCTGGAGCTGGCTCACACCATCGAGGAGATGAAGACCATCTGCACCTGCGGCCGCAAGGCCACCTGCAACTGCCGCAAAGTCAACGGTGAGTTCGTCTTTGAGGGCGAACAGGTCGCCATCGACCTGGAAAACGACGTGCAGTACGTCAGCATGTGCCCCCAATGCTACTTCCGCGAGCGCCGCGCCTTCTACGCCCGCCGGGCCGCGAAATAAAAAAGCGGAGCTTTTCCCGGAAGAAGCATTGCACTGCGTTCATTTTGCAGCCGTGTTCCCCAAAAAACCAGAAAAAATTTTTTCAGCGCTGCCCCGCCGGGCAGCGCTTTTTTCTGCCCGGAACAGACCGTCTCCGACAGGGTGATATATCAGTTGTATCCAACTTCGCGCGTTTATTGCACTATTGATATATCAGTTGGCAAATCTCTGGAATCGTCAACGATTTCACATTTTGTGTACAACAAAACCACGCGAATTTCCCGATGGGTTACAAAAATATTGCAATTTTAGGATGTTTCTCCGACTCCTTGCTCCAATTTCTATGCAATCTGTTGAAGTATACATGTTGCACAGTTTTTTCGCTCAAGTTTATTCATTTCGGCAAGGACGTCAAAACCGCGCCAAACACGAGCGCAATATTTGTTCGTTTTTTGCGCGCTTCTCTTCAATTTACATCTTTCTTTTTGCGGGATATTTTGTTATCATAATTGTATACAACGAGCCTTTTGCAGATAAGGCCGATGAGCAGATGTTTTCTATTTATTAGGAGGAGAACAAACAATGAGCAAGGCAATTTCTCGTCGCGATTTCCTGAAGGTCACCGGCGCTGTGGGCGCAGCTGGCCTGCTGGCTGCCTGTGGCGGCAGCTCCAACTCCACCGCAGCTTCCACCGCTTCTTCCGCAGCAGCAGCTTCCGTGGCTGGCCTGAGCAGCGATCCCGTCACCCTGACCATGAGCTGGTGGGGCGGCGAGTCTCGTCACAACGCTTACCAGGAGGCCCTGAAGGCTTTCTCTGCTGAGCACAGCAACGTCACCGTCAACCCCACCTTCGCTGCATGGTCCGGCTGGGAGGACACCATGTCCACCAAGTTTGCCGGCGGCGTGGCTGAGGATGTCTGCCAGATCAACTGGAACTGGCTGTACAACTACTCTGCAAACGGCCAGACCTTCATCGACCTGAACAGCGTCACCGATTACCTGGATATGTCCCAGTGGGATGACGCCAAGCTGGCAGCCTGCAACGTTGCCAATGCACAGCAGTGTGTGCCTGTCGCTATGACCGGCCGTATCTTCTTCTGGAACATGACCACCTTTAATAAGGCTGGCATCACCGAGGTCCCCAAGACTCTGGACGACCTGATGAACGCAGGCAAGGCATTCCAGGAGAAGCTGGGCGATGACTACTATCCTCTGCACCTGGGCGCATATGACCGTATGATCCTGATGGTCTTCTACCTTGAGTCCAAGTACGGCAAGGATTGGGCAGACCCCACCACCTCTACCCTGAACTACACCGCTGACGAGATTGCCGAGGGCATCGACTTCATCAAGAGCCTGGTCGATGGCCACGTCATCATGAGCCTGCCCACCTACTACGGCTCCAACGGCGACAACGCTGCACACCAGTCCAATGAGTGGATCACCGGCAAGATGGCTGGTATCTTCGAGTGGGATTCCTCCGCTACCAAGTATCAGGACGCTCTGGACGAGGAGAACAAGCCCGGCTTCACCGTCGGCGAGGAGATCAAGTTCGGCGATTACAACGGCGGCTTCTCCAAGGTCTCCATGGGTCTGGCCATCACCAAGACCTGCGAGCATCCCGCTGAGGCTGCTATGCTGATCAACTTCCTGCTGAACGAGAAGGAAGGCGCTGAGATCATGGGTTCTGAGTGCGGCCTGCCCGCTTCCAAGGCTGGCCTGGAGGCTGCACAGGCTGCTGGCAAGATCAAGGAGCTGGTCGCTGAGGCAAACGGCAAGGTCATGGCCTTCGTCGGCTTCCAGCTGGACCCCCTGTTCGAGGCAAACGACCTGAAGGCAAACGGCACCGGTATCTATCAGGAAGTCTTCGACACCGTGGACTACGACAACGCTTCCGGCGCTGATGTCGTTGATACCCTGCTGGACGGCATGTCCGCTGTTGGTTACACCGTCTGATCGCTTCAGACTCTGACCTGAGTTCTACATACGAGGGGCATCGACCGCTCGGCCGATGCCCCTTTTTCTCAGGCACAGGTTACAAATCTCTGACAAGTCTGTTTCCAAAGTGTGACGCGCGGTATGCCATGCGTTGGAAAATCACCCACAAAAGGAGGATTCCCGGATGAAAGAAAGTAATGCGCCCTCTCTGGGGCGTACCCCGGCCCAGAAGTTCTTCGATAAGTGGCAGGGTCTGATCTATCTGATCCCCTGGATCATCGGTTTCGTCGTCTTCAAGGCGATCCCGTTTGGTCAGTCGCTGTACTACAGCTTCACCGATATGAACTTCTTCAACGGCATCCATGAGTACGGCGTGATGAACTACGTCACCGCCTTCTCCGATGCCAAGATCACCAAGGCCCTGATCACTACCTTCAAGTACGCCTTCATCACCGTGCCCCTGAAGCTGATCTTCGCTCTGTTCATCGCATACATCCTGAACTTCAAGATCGCCTGCGTGAACCTGTTCCGTACCGTCTACTACATCCCGTCCATCCTGGGCGGCTCCGTTGCCATCGCTGTTCTGTGGAAGGCTGTCTTCCGCGATGATGGTCTGGTCAACACCATCATCCGCGCCATCACCTTCGGCCACGCACAGGGCCCCTCCTGGCTGAGCGACCCCAACTATGCGCTGTGGATCATCTGCTTCCTGCGCATCTGGCAGTTCGGTTCCGCCATGGTCCTGTTCCTGGCCGCTCTGAAGGGCGTGCCCGCAGACCTGTATGAGGCGGCCACCATCGACGGTGCCGGTAAGTGGAAGCAGTTCTTCTCCATCACCGTCCCGATGATCACCCCCATCATCTTCTACAACCTGGTCACGCAGATCTGCCAGGCATTCCAGGAGTTCAACGGCCCGTTTATCATCACCAACGGCGGCCCGCGCAACTCCACCACTCTGATCTCCATTCTGGTTTACAACTACGCCTTCAAGTCCAACCAGATGGGCATGGCCTCCGCACTGGCATGGATCATGTTCGTGATCGTCTGCATCCTCACGATCATCGCCTTCACCAGCCAGAAGAAGTGGGTCTACTACTCGGATGAAAGGTAAGGTGTGACAGTATGGGAATGAAAGCATCCAACGTCATCGCGACGTTCTTCAAGTACCTCGTCCTGATCCTGGTCGGCCTCATCATGATCTATCCCCTGCTGTGGATGATCAGCGCGACCTTTAAGGACAACAGCGAGATCTTCGCAGGCATCGGCCTGTGGGTCAAGAACCCTACTCTGGAGGGCTATAAGAACGCGCTGAACAACTTCGGCGGTTCCATCAACATCCTGCAGGCCATGATGAACACCTATTCGTATGTTCTGCCCAAGGTCATCTGCACGGTTATCTCCTCCTGCGTTGCCGCTTACGGCTTCGGCCGTTTCGACTTCCCCGGCCGGAAGATCCTGTTCAGCATCATGCTGGCCACCCTGTTCCTGCCCCAGGTCGTTCTGAACGTTCCGCAGTTCCTGCTGTACACCAAGTTCGGCTGGGTCAACAGCCCGTTCTATCTGGCCATCTGGGTCCACTGCGCATTTGCAACTGAGACCTACTTCGTCTACCAGCTGGTGCAGTTCATGCGCAATGTCCCGCGTGACCTGGACGAGGCTGCTGCCATTGACGGCTGCAACTCCTTCCAGACCCTGTACAAGGTCATCGTCCCCATGCTGATGCCCGCTCTGGTGTCCTGCGCTCTGTTCCAGTTCATGTGGAGCTGCAACGACTTCATGGGCCCGCTGCTTTATGTGCAGACCCCTGCAAAGTACCCGATGTCCCTGTTCGTCAAGCTGTCCATGGACGGTGATACCGGCTTTGCATGGAACCGCATCCTGGCTCTGTCCCTGATCTCCATCCTGCCGCAGCTGATCGTCTTCTTCTGTGCACAGGATCAGTTCGTCGAAGGTATCTCCGCCGGTGCTGTCAAGGGCTGATCGCTCTTCACTCTGGCCTGTGAGATCCTGACACAGCAATCAAAACGACCCCTGTGCACACGGCATAGGGGTCGTTTCTCTTTGCAGGTTCAGCGCAGGCTCAGCCGCGGCTGCTCTTGCGGTATTGCAATGGGCCGACGCCCATCATCTCCCGGAAGACCCGGCGGAAGTGAGCCGCCGAGGCAAAGCCGGTCTGCTCGGCCACTGCGCTGATGTTCAGGTCGGTGGTCTCCAGCAGATGCTGCGCGGCCTCGATGCGGCGGCCATTGATGTAGTCCACGATGGACTGCCCCGTCACCCGCCGGAACAGACGGCTGAGGTAGTAGGGCGACAGATAGAACCGCGCCGCTACATCGGTGAGGGAGAATTTCTGCTGATAGTTCGCGGCGAGGTAGGCGCAGATCTGCTCCACGGTCTCGTTCCGGGGGCGGGCGGTCTGCCGCTCGGCTCTGCATTCCTGGTCCACATAATGCAGCAGCAGCGAAAGGTAGATGATGCTGGGGCAGTCCGGTTCCCCGGCGGCGCTCCGCATCAGGTTCAGCAGGGTGCGCAGGCGGCTGGCCCACTGCACCGGGCCGTACAGCAGGATCGGGTCGTCCGGCTCGAACAGCGGGCTGAAATCCCGCTGCATCACGCTCTTCAGCTCGGTCAGCACCGCCGCCGGGAAGCGGCAGCCGATCAGCTCCGGGGCCAGATGCCCCGCCTGCTGAAACACGCCGCCCCCCGGCCCCAGCAGCAGTACGCAGCCGGGGTTGACCAGCAGCGAAGCATCTCCCCGCCGGAACGTGCAGCTGCCGCCGGTCACCACCAGGATGCGGCAGGTCTCCTCATCCTCCTGCAGGCGGTACTCGCTCTCGGTCATCCGCAGCTGGAGCGCCAGCGTCTTTGCATTCAGTTTATCGCGTTCCGCTCGCATTGGCATAATGGATCCCCCGCTTTTTTCGTTTTCTCCAGTGTATCACGTCCGCCCCGCGCGGGCAAGCCGAAACCCCAAGGAGGTTTTGTTTTATGAAACTGTCACTCATCCGCTCCATGACCCGCAGCGCTGTTTTCGAGCTGGAAAACGGCCGGTGCTTCCGTCCGGCCCACCCCTTCCGGGTGCTGCTGAACGGCGAACCGGTCCGGGAGGCCCAGGACACCAACGTGTTCTCCCTCTTCTCCCTGACCCCGGCCACCGACTACACCGTCACCGTTGAGTCGGAGGGCGAGACCCTGACCGCGAACTTCCGCACCCAGGACGAGAGCTTCTTTGTGGATGCGTCCCGTTACGGTCTGGTGGCGGACGGCGAGACCGACAACACCGGCAAGCTGCAGGCGGCCCTTTCCACCTGCCCCAAGGGCGGCACCGTCTATGTTCCGGCCGGCCGTTACCGCACCGCCAGCCTGTTCCTGAAGAGCTGCACGACCCTGTATCTGGAAAAGGGTGCTGTGCTGCTGGGCGACAATGACCGCACCCATTACCCCATCCTGCCCGGCGTCCTGCCCAGCGAGAACGAGGTGGATGAATACTACCTGACCGGCTGGGAGGGCAACCCCCTGAGCAGCTTTGCGGGCCTGCTGAACATCACCCAGGTGCACGACGTCGTCGTCACCGGCGAGGGCACCCTGGACTGCGACGCCCAGAACGGCGACTGGTGGATCGACCCGAAGGTCAAGCGGATCGCATGGCGTCCCCGCGCGGTCGCCATGGTGGACAGCGACAACATCTGCCTGCACGGCATCACGGTGCAGAACAGCTACTCCTGGACCATCCACCCCATCTTCGTCAAGCATCTGGATCTGCTGAACTTCAACATCAACAACCCCTACAACGCCCCCAACACCGACGGCATTGACCCCGAAAGCTGCGAGGATACCCGCATCATCGGCGTGAACATCCATGTCGGCGACGACTGCATCGCCATGAAGGCCAGCAAGGTCTTCCTGGGCATGAAGCTGAAGAAGAGCTGCGAGCACACCGTCATCCGCAACTGCCTGCTGGACAAGGGCCACGGCGGCATCGTCATCGGCAGCGAGATGAGCGGCGGCGTCAAGGACATGGTGGTCACCCAGTGCCTCATGGACCACACCGACCGCGGCCTCCGCGTCAAGACCCGCCGCGGCCGCGGCAACACGGCCGTCATCGACGGGCTGGTCTTCCGCAATGTGGAGATGCGGGGCGTCAAGGCACCCTTCGTCATCAACATGTTCTACTTCTGCGACCCGGACGGCCACGGCCCCTACGTCCAGTGCCGCGACGCGATGCCGGTGGATGAGTACACCCCCAGACTCGGCACCCTGACCATGGAGAACATCGTGGCCACCGACGCCCAGTTCGCGGGCTGCTACTTCGACGGCCTGCCGGAGCAGCCCATCGAGCGCGTCTCGATGAAGAACGTGAGCATCACCTTTGACCCCAACGCCGAGGCCGGGCAGGCTGCCATGGCCGACAACCGCCCCCATGTCAAAAAGCTGGCCATCTACGCCGAAAACGTCAAGGAGATCGACCTGCACAATGTCAAGATCGAGGGCTACGAGGGCGAGCGCCTGCACTTTGCCAACGTCGGTCATTTTGAGGAGGACTGAACCATGACCCATGAAGAGATCCTGTCCATGCTGGGCGACTACGTGGACTACCTG
Proteins encoded in this window:
- a CDS encoding glycoside hydrolase family 28 protein, whose amino-acid sequence is MKLSLIRSMTRSAVFELENGRCFRPAHPFRVLLNGEPVREAQDTNVFSLFSLTPATDYTVTVESEGETLTANFRTQDESFFVDASRYGLVADGETDNTGKLQAALSTCPKGGTVYVPAGRYRTASLFLKSCTTLYLEKGAVLLGDNDRTHYPILPGVLPSENEVDEYYLTGWEGNPLSSFAGLLNITQVHDVVVTGEGTLDCDAQNGDWWIDPKVKRIAWRPRAVAMVDSDNICLHGITVQNSYSWTIHPIFVKHLDLLNFNINNPYNAPNTDGIDPESCEDTRIIGVNIHVGDDCIAMKASKVFLGMKLKKSCEHTVIRNCLLDKGHGGIVIGSEMSGGVKDMVVTQCLMDHTDRGLRVKTRRGRGNTAVIDGLVFRNVEMRGVKAPFVINMFYFCDPDGHGPYVQCRDAMPVDEYTPRLGTLTMENIVATDAQFAGCYFDGLPEQPIERVSMKNVSITFDPNAEAGQAAMADNRPHVKKLAIYAENVKEIDLHNVKIEGYEGERLHFANVGHFEED
- a CDS encoding carbohydrate ABC transporter permease, coding for MGMKASNVIATFFKYLVLILVGLIMIYPLLWMISATFKDNSEIFAGIGLWVKNPTLEGYKNALNNFGGSINILQAMMNTYSYVLPKVICTVISSCVAAYGFGRFDFPGRKILFSIMLATLFLPQVVLNVPQFLLYTKFGWVNSPFYLAIWVHCAFATETYFVYQLVQFMRNVPRDLDEAAAIDGCNSFQTLYKVIVPMLMPALVSCALFQFMWSCNDFMGPLLYVQTPAKYPMSLFVKLSMDGDTGFAWNRILALSLISILPQLIVFFCAQDQFVEGISAGAVKG
- a CDS encoding DNA translocase FtsK, translating into MAKKKRKTTARRAPARRKSRAQERMPAGLGTLFAGLLLIVLAFVEGSSVWKALHEVLFGLFGCGSFVLGAAICYLAILYTRGEDLIGQMFKLMLGLVFASGTVIVFSEIPADIPAARMVAECYQNGVHAWLGGGAIGALLGGNLLLLCGRPAANLVMVVLALCASLYIFDITPAELWQWICELGGSAHEKGVAVYEQNAARRAERQAARQAEEEAAALEDGDEPDLCGEEDEEDGFAAPGWLSGIFSWGHKVTKELEGEAVPEPVDDSLGYEAPAPSPAPAPAEPQEAPAFTPVQVGTPHPRASFDIDLGPDSTPVVEGGSEPIEPFIVGPGGTFGQDPLHKPAPRPIVKPVVPDAIETAAEDFFAKPEAPAAPEAPAPVVTPGIPAQPVDEGPAEAPAFDGSGAFQTPTLPTTDEPSVPVRVMADNVMAMRSAPDEDGWISITSEPVEEKDINTLVAAAMEKPAVGEQQAATAPAEEPEPEESYQYQYPGIDLFEKAPEESDPNAQDELKANAQKLVDTLESFGVRTRVLDISRGPSVTRYEVQPMAGVKISRITSLADDIALNLAVADVRMEAPIPGKPAVGIEVPNHKKTPVYIRSVFESQAFLRMTSPLGIALGKDIAGVAQVADLCKMPHLLIAGSTGSGKSVCVNSIIMSLLFRSSPEDVKLILIDPKVVELAEYNGIPHLLMPVITEPKKAAGALSSAVQEMERRYHLFAENNVRDIKSFNKLAATDPMLEKMPYIAIIIDELADLMMVVGKDVEDSICRIAQKARAAGMHLIVATQRPSVDVITGLIKANIPSRIAFAVSSQVDSRTILDGAGAEKLLGMGDMLFMPVGAPKPIRIQGTFVRDEEISRVLDFIKQSATVQYDEAMIEAMEKHAILDGKKGASSADADEETGSDPMLKQAVEVVIDAGQASTSLLQRRCKLGYARAARIMDEMEQKGIIGPYEGAKPRAVLISRQQWLEMQMNQPDE
- a CDS encoding redox-sensing transcriptional repressor Rex, encoding MNTPGKASLPVIKRLPKYYRFLRTLKNDGITSISSRELAAQMGTTASQVRQDFNCIGDVNGRQGIGYSVENLLSILENLLFGNGDRLSTILIGCGRLGKAVSRFITTDTNGYKLIAAFDNSSDEVGREINGIQILHIDQLESFCAEHKPEVAVLCVPRSGAEELSGRLVSLGIKGFWNFSHYDLSVPYPEVVVENVHLGDSLMSLGYRLRNQD
- a CDS encoding thymidine kinase; the protein is MAKLYFRYGAMNSGKSTALMQVAHNYEEQGMQVLILKPQVDTKGGGELVSRLGVRRKADLLIPPEADIFEAVRAASQTQKLACVLCDESQFFTPAQAEQLFMVTVDLNIPVICYGLRSDFSLKGFPGSTRLLELAHTIEEMKTICTCGRKATCNCRKVNGEFVFEGEQVAIDLENDVQYVSMCPQCYFRERRAFYARRAAK
- a CDS encoding carbohydrate ABC transporter permease gives rise to the protein MKESNAPSLGRTPAQKFFDKWQGLIYLIPWIIGFVVFKAIPFGQSLYYSFTDMNFFNGIHEYGVMNYVTAFSDAKITKALITTFKYAFITVPLKLIFALFIAYILNFKIACVNLFRTVYYIPSILGGSVAIAVLWKAVFRDDGLVNTIIRAITFGHAQGPSWLSDPNYALWIICFLRIWQFGSAMVLFLAALKGVPADLYEAATIDGAGKWKQFFSITVPMITPIIFYNLVTQICQAFQEFNGPFIITNGGPRNSTTLISILVYNYAFKSNQMGMASALAWIMFVIVCILTIIAFTSQKKWVYYSDER
- a CDS encoding helix-turn-helix domain-containing protein, which produces MPMRAERDKLNAKTLALQLRMTESEYRLQEDEETCRILVVTGGSCTFRRGDASLLVNPGCVLLLGPGGGVFQQAGHLAPELIGCRFPAAVLTELKSVMQRDFSPLFEPDDPILLYGPVQWASRLRTLLNLMRSAAGEPDCPSIIYLSLLLHYVDQECRAERQTARPRNETVEQICAYLAANYQQKFSLTDVAARFYLSPYYLSRLFRRVTGQSIVDYINGRRIEAAQHLLETTDLNISAVAEQTGFASAAHFRRVFREMMGVGPLQYRKSSRG
- a CDS encoding ClpP family protease, producing the protein MAEQNEKNTPVEEQRLEKEQIEDLGSVYRTKGPHAIHCLTVVGQIEGHVEAPQGQKTTKYEHVIPQLVAVQEDPAVEGLLVILNTVGGDVEAGLALAELIASISKPSAAVVLGGGHSIGIPLAVSARRSFIVPTATMTVHPVRHSGMILGVPQTMRWFEQMQERITGFVAAHSGISEKRYTELMLRTGELVMDVGTMLDGRRAVREKLIDELGGISDALAWLYREIER
- a CDS encoding ABC transporter substrate-binding protein gives rise to the protein MSKAISRRDFLKVTGAVGAAGLLAACGGSSNSTAASTASSAAAASVAGLSSDPVTLTMSWWGGESRHNAYQEALKAFSAEHSNVTVNPTFAAWSGWEDTMSTKFAGGVAEDVCQINWNWLYNYSANGQTFIDLNSVTDYLDMSQWDDAKLAACNVANAQQCVPVAMTGRIFFWNMTTFNKAGITEVPKTLDDLMNAGKAFQEKLGDDYYPLHLGAYDRMILMVFYLESKYGKDWADPTTSTLNYTADEIAEGIDFIKSLVDGHVIMSLPTYYGSNGDNAAHQSNEWITGKMAGIFEWDSSATKYQDALDEENKPGFTVGEEIKFGDYNGGFSKVSMGLAITKTCEHPAEAAMLINFLLNEKEGAEIMGSECGLPASKAGLEAAQAAGKIKELVAEANGKVMAFVGFQLDPLFEANDLKANGTGIYQEVFDTVDYDNASGADVVDTLLDGMSAVGYTV